The following are encoded together in the Gammaproteobacteria bacterium genome:
- a CDS encoding NAD(P)H-quinone oxidoreductase, translating to MRQISISEFGGPEVLRVVRGELPQIAAGEVLVRVAAAGVNRPDVVQRLGFYAPPPGVSEVPGLEVAGEIVAIGPAVQRWRVGDEICALVAGGGYAEYVVVPAGQCLPLPRGLSMTEAAALPETAFTVWSNVIERGALARGETLLVHGGSSGIGTMAIQIARARGARVIVTAGSAGKCRACEQLGAELAVNYREQDFVAAVRGFGDGHGADVILDMVGAGYMQRNITAAAVGGRIVQIAFLQGSRIELELMPLMLKRLVLTGSTLRARSVAFKSALASAVEQNVWPLVESARLRPVVHRVFPLAEAAAAHALMESSMHIGKIVLEIAR from the coding sequence ATGCGGCAGATTTCGATCAGTGAATTCGGTGGCCCGGAAGTGCTGCGCGTGGTACGGGGCGAATTGCCGCAGATTGCCGCGGGAGAGGTTCTGGTGCGGGTGGCAGCCGCCGGCGTCAATCGCCCCGACGTGGTGCAGCGTCTGGGGTTCTATGCGCCGCCGCCCGGCGTTTCCGAAGTTCCTGGCCTCGAGGTCGCCGGTGAGATCGTTGCCATCGGCCCTGCGGTACAGCGCTGGCGCGTGGGCGATGAAATATGTGCGCTGGTGGCGGGCGGAGGCTACGCCGAATATGTCGTGGTCCCCGCGGGACAATGCCTGCCACTGCCGCGCGGCTTGTCGATGACCGAGGCAGCGGCACTCCCGGAGACCGCGTTCACGGTGTGGAGCAATGTCATCGAACGAGGTGCGCTCGCGCGCGGCGAGACCCTGCTGGTGCACGGTGGCAGCAGCGGTATCGGCACCATGGCGATACAGATCGCGCGGGCGCGCGGTGCGCGGGTGATCGTCACCGCAGGGAGCGCCGGGAAATGCCGGGCCTGCGAGCAGCTGGGCGCGGAGCTGGCCGTCAATTACCGGGAGCAGGATTTCGTGGCCGCGGTGCGCGGTTTTGGTGACGGGCACGGTGCGGACGTGATACTCGACATGGTCGGCGCCGGCTACATGCAGCGCAATATCACGGCGGCGGCCGTGGGCGGGCGCATCGTCCAGATCGCGTTCCTGCAGGGCTCGCGCATCGAACTCGAGCTGATGCCGTTGATGCTGAAGCGACTGGTGCTGACCGGCTCCACGCTGCGCGCACGCTCCGTGGCTTTCAAAAGCGCGCTGGCCAGCGCGGTCGAGCAGAACGTGTGGCCGCTGGTGGAATCGGCGCGGCTCAGGCCGGTCGTTCATCGGGTCTTTCCGCTGGCCGAAGCCGCCGCGGCGCATGCCTTGATGGAGTCGAGCATGCATATCGGCAAGATCGTTCTGGAGATTGCCCGCTAG
- a CDS encoding efflux RND transporter periplasmic adaptor subunit, whose product MKKILITLFLIAALGAIVWNARRETPLEVTLHTIDRGMVELTVSNTRAGTVKACRRSALSMPIGGRVERLHVKEGESVEAQQLLLELWNEDRRAMTMQAQSQLAAASHRREQLCVESQNAAREAKRLATLRKRNLASQEATELAETRARSGAFACQAAHDEQQMAAANLQLNQVLLAETQLRAPFPGIIAEINGEIGEYVTPSPPGIPTPPAIDLIDYSCLYVTAPIDEVDAGRLRRGLAARISLDAFRGEHFAGTLDRIAPYVLEIEKQARTVEVDVLFADPADRERLLVGYSADIDLILETHPDSVRIPAQAVMDNDTAYRFDPDTGRISLVTFKAGIRNWDFIEVLDGLAPGDQVVSSLDQPELADGRAAVVADD is encoded by the coding sequence ATGAAGAAAATCCTGATCACCCTGTTCCTGATCGCCGCGCTGGGTGCGATCGTCTGGAATGCACGTCGCGAAACGCCGCTCGAGGTCACGCTGCATACCATCGATCGCGGCATGGTGGAGCTGACGGTCTCCAATACGCGCGCCGGCACGGTGAAGGCGTGCCGGCGCTCCGCATTGTCGATGCCGATCGGAGGGCGCGTCGAACGACTGCACGTCAAGGAAGGCGAGTCCGTGGAGGCGCAGCAATTGCTGCTCGAATTGTGGAACGAGGACCGCAGGGCAATGACCATGCAGGCGCAGTCGCAGCTCGCCGCCGCCAGCCACCGGCGCGAGCAGCTGTGCGTGGAGTCGCAGAATGCGGCACGTGAAGCGAAGAGACTCGCCACGCTGCGCAAACGCAACCTTGCCTCCCAGGAAGCGACGGAACTCGCCGAGACGCGTGCGCGCTCGGGCGCGTTCGCGTGCCAGGCAGCCCATGACGAACAGCAAATGGCCGCGGCAAACCTGCAGCTGAACCAGGTGCTGCTGGCGGAAACGCAATTGCGCGCTCCATTCCCCGGCATCATCGCGGAAATCAACGGTGAGATCGGCGAGTACGTCACACCCTCCCCACCCGGCATCCCGACTCCGCCGGCGATCGATCTGATCGACTATTCCTGCCTGTACGTGACCGCGCCCATCGATGAAGTCGATGCGGGACGACTGCGCAGGGGCCTCGCCGCGCGCATCAGTCTCGACGCTTTCCGCGGTGAGCATTTCGCTGGCACGCTGGATCGCATCGCGCCCTATGTGCTCGAGATCGAGAAGCAGGCACGTACTGTCGAGGTTGACGTGCTGTTCGCCGATCCCGCCGATCGCGAGCGGCTGCTGGTCGGCTACAGCGCGGATATCGACCTGATTCTCGAGACCCACCCGGACAGTGTGCGCATTCCGGCGCAAGCCGTGATGGACAATGACACCGCGTACCGTTTCGACCCGGACACCGGGCGCATCAGCCTGGTCACGTTCAAGGCAGGCATCCGCAACTGGGATTTCATCGAGGTGCTCGACGGGCTTGCGCCTGGCGATCAGGTGGTGAGCTCCCTGGATCAGCCGGAACTCGCCGACGGGCGCGCGGCAGTGGTTGCCGATGATTGA
- a CDS encoding SDR family oxidoreductase — translation MQDIAGKTVLITGGSAGVGLATAQRFLQLGANIAISGRNPATLAEAARTLGSAARVMTLVWDAVEVQRADEMFAAVEARFGKLHVLVNNAGCNHRGALESLSGAQVLEVIDTNFRAPLLLSHAALPYLRRAGAGAIINVASLAGHVPLRHEAVYAATKFGLRGFSLSLAQELEDSDISACVVSPGPIDTAFIMDDIEGVPDIVLSQPMSSAAEVADRIVACVRDGKAERCLPVLSGVLADIACLLPRLARWMQPMLQRRGQRARTLIRARRSRGQ, via the coding sequence ATGCAGGATATCGCGGGGAAGACGGTGCTGATAACCGGCGGTTCGGCCGGCGTGGGACTGGCAACGGCACAGCGCTTTCTGCAGCTCGGTGCCAATATCGCGATCAGCGGGCGCAATCCCGCGACGCTGGCCGAGGCGGCACGGACGCTCGGGTCTGCGGCGCGCGTGATGACGCTGGTGTGGGATGCGGTCGAGGTGCAGCGCGCGGACGAGATGTTCGCGGCGGTCGAAGCGCGCTTCGGCAAGCTGCATGTGCTGGTGAACAACGCGGGATGCAATCATCGCGGCGCACTGGAGAGCCTTTCCGGTGCGCAGGTGCTGGAAGTGATCGACACCAATTTCCGTGCACCGCTGCTGCTCTCGCACGCCGCACTTCCGTATCTGCGGCGCGCGGGTGCGGGTGCGATCATCAACGTAGCCTCGCTGGCCGGTCATGTTCCGCTGCGTCACGAGGCGGTTTACGCGGCAACGAAATTCGGTTTGCGCGGCTTCAGCCTGTCATTGGCACAGGAACTCGAGGACAGCGACATCAGCGCCTGTGTGGTTTCGCCGGGGCCGATCGATACCGCGTTCATCATGGACGATATCGAGGGCGTGCCGGATATCGTGCTTTCGCAACCGATGTCGAGCGCCGCCGAGGTCGCGGACCGGATCGTGGCCTGCGTGCGCGACGGCAAGGCCGAGCGCTGCCTGCCGGTGCTGTCCGGAGTGCTGGCGGATATCGCCTGTCTGTTGCCGCGCCTGGCGCGCTGGATGCAGCCGATGCTGCAGCGTCGCGGGCAACGCGCCAGGACCCTGATCAGGGCACGACGGAGCAGGGGGCAATGA
- a CDS encoding retention module-containing protein, protein MNGPGSRDICSRHNPGDTFIMASALSRQPGTAPHCSKVQYAKPESRPRILSRLDNNAEFLFVEERVPMPAGVIVGTLKSVTGKAFARDESGNIRPLRSGDSVHEGETLVTGQGARAELVFVDASSLAIGEGRTISISPELLLEGAPDAAESSLSASTVDEVLRALPNGQNLSEEMDVTAAGLGGATDAQGFVRVLRIADGTEPLAFRFDGTSREASEVPPEDGLGFGPTSPASPPPRCH, encoded by the coding sequence ATGAACGGTCCTGGATCGCGCGACATTTGCTCACGGCACAACCCCGGCGATACCTTTATCATGGCCAGCGCCCTGTCGCGGCAGCCCGGAACAGCACCGCATTGTTCCAAAGTACAGTATGCGAAACCGGAATCACGGCCTAGAATTTTATCCAGATTGGATAATAACGCCGAATTCCTGTTCGTCGAGGAGCGAGTTCCCATGCCCGCAGGCGTAATTGTCGGCACCCTGAAGTCCGTGACGGGCAAGGCATTCGCACGCGACGAAAGCGGCAACATCCGCCCGCTGCGCAGCGGCGACAGCGTTCACGAGGGCGAGACACTCGTTACCGGGCAGGGCGCGCGGGCCGAGCTCGTATTCGTGGACGCGAGCTCGCTGGCGATCGGTGAAGGCCGCACGATTTCCATCAGCCCGGAACTCTTGCTCGAAGGCGCCCCCGATGCCGCCGAGAGCTCCCTGAGTGCGAGCACGGTGGACGAGGTGCTCCGGGCACTGCCCAACGGCCAGAACCTGAGTGAAGAGATGGACGTTACGGCCGCCGGGCTGGGCGGCGCCACCGATGCACAGGGTTTTGTTCGTGTCCTGCGCATTGCCGATGGCACCGAACCATTGGCTTTTCGGTTCGATGGCACCAGCCGCGAGGCGAGTGAAGTTCCGCCAGAGGATGGATTGGGATTCGGCCCGACATCTCCTGCGTCGCCGCCTCCGCGGTGCCACTAG
- a CDS encoding GspH/FimT family pseudopilin: MLSIQSKIPDSGPQRGFTLVETMVVLALALILLTAGVPSFNQIIKNNRLVAQANALSGLMASARSEAITQRAVVTVCGSSNGTACDGQWSAGWISFLDVNGNAAVNTGDGDVVLKRVNSVPDTINVAFVGATTVRFNSQGFAVAGSSGTMRFCDERGDTYGRALNISATGRVSVATDTDSSPDGIVDDAAGTNIDCP, from the coding sequence ATGTTGTCAATACAGTCGAAAATACCGGATTCGGGGCCACAGCGTGGATTTACGCTGGTCGAGACGATGGTCGTGCTGGCGCTGGCGCTGATTCTCCTGACCGCCGGTGTTCCGAGTTTCAACCAGATCATCAAGAACAATCGCCTCGTTGCCCAGGCCAATGCCTTGTCGGGCCTTATGGCCAGTGCGCGTTCCGAAGCGATTACCCAGCGCGCGGTTGTCACGGTATGCGGCAGCAGCAACGGCACCGCCTGCGATGGACAATGGTCGGCGGGCTGGATTTCATTTCTCGATGTCAACGGAAATGCAGCGGTCAATACCGGGGACGGGGACGTCGTGCTCAAGCGCGTGAACAGCGTGCCGGACACGATCAATGTCGCCTTTGTCGGCGCGACCACCGTCAGGTTCAACAGCCAGGGTTTTGCGGTCGCGGGATCGAGCGGCACGATGCGCTTTTGCGACGAGCGCGGCGACACCTACGGCCGGGCGCTGAACATCTCCGCGACGGGGCGAGTCAGCGTGGCAACCGACACGGACTCCAGTCCCGACGGCATCGTGGATGACGCCGCCGGCACCAATATCGACTGCCCCTGA
- a CDS encoding diguanylate cyclase has protein sequence MAESIEQWKQRYLSAQAQAEREACEHRDMSQQLVRAVVRVTLACDGMDPALDAEFDGLRKLLRLGKSVSASVLASKIDVIEDCLREVDKKVPAAANGVADELDELAGHLRSTNPPRDLARRIDAFRRQVRERAQEPAALAQLLQAYLCLQADAVLAIRQAETPQRGLLSRLFNSAAVTEQNPAPAAPAPQPAPAATACAATQAESPPSEAPVGDDFAPLRNPVGKALDALIEIVRVPENDAYRAVYDGAKMRVARGVHSRDLVRSIDDIRVLTGAALARNQDEFEQFLQQLNERLEDTGTAIDGTHALIARDQQNKSTLDKTLRDNLEGLREQVAEATEIAELKLRITSRVQLMGSALDDFQAREAQLRLEFEQQTAAMRVRIQELDERSREAETRIVEQRRLALTDSLTQLPNREAYARRLVEEFERWRRYARPVSLALCDVDHFKKVNDRHGHAVGDTVLRDVATTLRNHLRETDFLARYGGEEFVILLAETDSAQAHAALDKARQAIADNVIECAGGKLSVTSSFGVAQFGEGDDPERVFTRADAALYRAKNGGRNQVRVYDPGADGSADVDG, from the coding sequence ATGGCCGAGAGCATCGAGCAGTGGAAGCAGCGATATCTGAGCGCCCAGGCGCAAGCCGAGCGCGAAGCGTGCGAGCACCGCGACATGAGCCAGCAACTGGTACGCGCCGTGGTGCGCGTAACCCTCGCCTGCGATGGCATGGACCCGGCACTGGATGCGGAATTCGACGGTCTGCGCAAGCTGCTGCGCCTCGGAAAGTCGGTTTCCGCCAGCGTGCTGGCCAGCAAGATCGACGTGATCGAGGATTGTCTGCGCGAGGTCGACAAAAAAGTGCCCGCGGCGGCGAATGGCGTGGCTGACGAGCTCGACGAGCTGGCCGGGCATTTGCGCTCCACCAATCCCCCCCGCGATCTGGCGCGGCGCATCGACGCGTTCCGCCGCCAGGTGCGGGAACGGGCGCAGGAACCGGCAGCGCTTGCGCAGCTGCTGCAAGCCTACCTGTGCCTGCAGGCGGATGCGGTGCTGGCCATCCGCCAGGCGGAAACCCCGCAACGCGGCCTGTTGTCACGACTGTTCAACTCAGCCGCCGTTACGGAGCAGAATCCGGCACCTGCCGCGCCCGCGCCGCAGCCGGCACCCGCCGCAACCGCATGTGCCGCCACCCAAGCCGAATCGCCGCCGTCCGAAGCGCCGGTCGGGGACGATTTCGCGCCGCTGCGCAACCCGGTGGGCAAGGCGCTCGATGCCCTGATCGAAATCGTCAGGGTTCCGGAAAACGACGCCTACCGCGCGGTCTACGATGGTGCGAAGATGCGGGTAGCACGCGGCGTGCACTCGCGCGACCTGGTGCGCTCGATAGACGATATCCGCGTCCTCACCGGTGCGGCGCTGGCCCGCAACCAGGACGAATTCGAACAGTTCCTGCAGCAACTCAACGAGCGGCTCGAGGATACCGGAACCGCGATCGACGGTACCCACGCGCTGATCGCCCGTGACCAGCAAAACAAGAGCACGCTCGACAAGACCCTGCGCGACAACCTCGAGGGTTTGCGCGAACAGGTTGCCGAGGCCACCGAGATCGCCGAACTCAAGCTGCGCATCACCAGCAGGGTGCAGCTGATGGGCAGCGCACTCGATGATTTTCAGGCACGCGAGGCGCAGTTGCGGCTCGAGTTCGAACAGCAGACCGCCGCAATGCGCGTGCGTATCCAGGAGCTCGACGAGCGTTCGCGCGAAGCGGAAACACGCATTGTCGAGCAGCGGCGGCTGGCACTGACCGATTCGCTGACGCAGTTGCCGAACCGCGAAGCGTATGCACGGCGCCTGGTCGAGGAATTCGAGCGCTGGAGGCGCTATGCGCGGCCGGTGTCACTGGCGCTGTGTGACGTGGACCACTTCAAGAAGGTCAATGACCGTCACGGACACGCGGTCGGCGACACGGTTCTGCGCGATGTCGCTACGACGCTGCGCAACCATCTGCGCGAAACGGATTTCCTCGCCCGTTACGGCGGCGAGGAGTTCGTGATCCTGCTGGCGGAAACGGACTCCGCGCAGGCTCATGCTGCCCTCGACAAGGCCCGCCAGGCCATCGCCGACAACGTGATCGAATGCGCAGGCGGGAAGCTCAGCGTCACCAGTTCGTTCGGCGTGGCCCAGTTCGGCGAGGGCGACGACCCTGAGCGCGTGTTCACCCGCGCGGACGCCGCGCTGTACCGGGCAAAAAACGGCGGGCGCAACCAGGTGCGGGTCTACGACCCCGGCGCGGACGGGAGCGCCGACGTCGACGGATGA
- a CDS encoding ABC transporter permease — protein sequence MSVIDWARWVLRAIGSSWLRSLLTMIGIAIGICAVTLLTSIGEGIRVYLLDSFSQFGTRIVAVTPGRTTTQGVAGMLSTVRPLALGDAHALSRLAHVDAVVPLVQGTAKVEAGRYTRDTDVYGVGPDMARAWRFELALGRFLPDEGLENSRYFVVLGARVRQELFQGRNPLGEFVRIGGSRFQVIGTMRKKGQLLGFDLDDAVYIPADLGLAMFNRESLMEVDVVFRASTSTTRIARRIRELLVERHGDEDFTLFTQEDMLASLNKILTMLKFAIGAIGSVALIVGGVGVLTIMTTALRERIEEIGLLRALGCTQRQILALFLGEAILLSVLGGMLGLGVVVLVVMALGAAMPGLPIALDPAFLLLSLLLSRGIGLLAGIVPALNAAALDPIEALHSE from the coding sequence ATGAGCGTTATCGACTGGGCGCGCTGGGTGCTGCGCGCAATCGGCTCCAGCTGGCTGCGCAGCCTGCTGACCATGATCGGCATCGCGATCGGCATATGCGCAGTCACCCTGCTCACCTCCATCGGCGAGGGTATCCGCGTCTACCTGCTCGACAGCTTTTCGCAATTCGGCACGCGCATTGTCGCGGTGACCCCCGGACGAACCACCACGCAGGGCGTTGCGGGCATGTTGTCGACGGTACGGCCGCTGGCGCTCGGCGACGCCCATGCGCTCTCGCGACTGGCGCATGTCGACGCCGTGGTACCACTGGTGCAGGGCACCGCGAAGGTCGAGGCCGGCCGCTACACGCGCGACACCGACGTCTACGGGGTAGGCCCCGATATGGCGCGCGCATGGCGCTTCGAACTGGCACTCGGGCGCTTTCTGCCCGACGAAGGCCTGGAAAACTCGCGCTATTTCGTGGTGCTGGGCGCGCGGGTCAGGCAGGAACTCTTCCAGGGGCGCAACCCGCTCGGTGAATTCGTGCGCATCGGCGGCAGCCGCTTCCAGGTGATCGGGACCATGCGGAAAAAGGGACAGCTGCTCGGCTTTGATCTCGATGATGCGGTCTACATACCGGCGGATCTGGGACTGGCGATGTTCAATCGCGAAAGCCTGATGGAGGTAGATGTGGTGTTCCGCGCATCCACCAGCACCACGCGTATCGCCAGGCGCATCCGCGAACTCCTGGTGGAGCGCCACGGAGACGAGGATTTCACGCTGTTTACCCAGGAAGACATGCTCGCGAGCCTGAACAAGATACTCACCATGCTCAAATTCGCCATCGGCGCGATCGGCAGCGTGGCACTGATCGTCGGTGGCGTCGGCGTGCTGACCATCATGACAACAGCCTTGCGCGAGCGCATCGAGGAAATCGGCCTGCTACGGGCGCTGGGCTGCACCCAGCGGCAGATACTGGCACTGTTTCTCGGCGAAGCCATCCTGCTCTCCGTGCTGGGCGGCATGCTTGGCCTCGGGGTCGTCGTGCTGGTAGTCATGGCACTTGGCGCGGCAATGCCGGGCTTGCCGATCGCACTCGACCCCGCATTCCTGCTCCTGTCGCTGTTACTCAGTCGAGGGATCGGCTTGCTGGCCGGTATCGTACCCGCGCTCAATGCCGCCGCGCTGGATCCGATCGAGGCCCTGCACAGCGAGTGA
- a CDS encoding NAD-binding protein produces MSRLARRPQPGIFLLLRRLRLPLIVLISVYAVAIFGFTLLPGVDPEGNDWKMSFFHAFYFVSFVGPTIGLGEIPYPFSDAQRLWAAISMYCTVVAWLYAIGALLSTIQDPLFRRIMHENRVGRAVRRLREPFVLICGYGDAGTLIARELTEEGIAVVVIDRKFERVESVEIDELSMEVPALHADAVHPGSLLLAGIDHPQCLCTLALTEDDAVNLTVALNAKLLAPEHEVICEVHHHEHHAAMARIGVEHIINPYDTFAERLALTMRIPSLHVIYEALTTQAGNAMAPALIIPKGRWVVCGYGRFGRSICRHLSNIGVEVMVIDDNPAPDAGAHVIRGNAMDAEVMRKAGIEQADGVVVASANDTLCLAIASLAHELNPGIFTVVRQNERRNTPMFRAFDADISTLAGYVVAAEVLRIIRAPQLSYFLRLARLEDEQWAHALLERMRTCNGKETVEAWSLSIDARNSPSLVGALRSGRRVTVGDLLRAPDNRDLPVKAVPLLLQHAEGKQLLPDPSQELREGEQLLFCGRMVARGRLYRTVHDDQVLAYVLDGIETRRRVPWLALPRSG; encoded by the coding sequence ATGAGCAGACTGGCACGCCGCCCGCAGCCGGGAATATTCCTGCTGTTACGGCGTTTGCGGCTGCCGCTGATTGTCCTGATCTCGGTCTACGCGGTGGCGATTTTCGGTTTCACGCTGCTGCCGGGTGTCGATCCCGAGGGCAACGACTGGAAGATGAGCTTCTTCCATGCGTTCTATTTCGTGAGTTTTGTCGGCCCCACCATCGGTCTCGGCGAGATACCCTATCCGTTCTCGGATGCCCAGCGCTTGTGGGCCGCAATCTCGATGTACTGCACTGTGGTGGCATGGCTCTACGCAATCGGCGCGCTGCTCTCCACGATCCAGGATCCGTTGTTCCGGCGCATCATGCACGAGAACCGGGTGGGACGTGCCGTACGACGGCTACGCGAGCCCTTCGTGCTCATCTGCGGCTACGGCGATGCGGGCACCCTGATCGCGCGCGAGCTGACAGAGGAAGGGATTGCGGTCGTGGTGATCGATCGCAAGTTCGAACGCGTCGAATCGGTGGAAATCGACGAGCTCAGCATGGAGGTGCCGGCACTGCACGCCGATGCGGTGCATCCCGGCTCCCTGCTGCTCGCCGGGATCGACCACCCGCAATGCCTGTGCACCCTTGCACTCACCGAGGACGATGCCGTCAATCTCACCGTTGCGCTCAACGCAAAGCTGCTCGCACCCGAGCATGAAGTGATCTGCGAGGTGCACCATCACGAACACCACGCCGCCATGGCCCGCATTGGTGTCGAGCACATCATCAATCCCTACGACACCTTCGCCGAAAGGCTCGCCCTGACCATGCGCATTCCGAGCCTGCACGTGATCTACGAGGCACTCACTACCCAGGCCGGCAACGCGATGGCTCCTGCGCTGATCATTCCGAAAGGACGCTGGGTGGTCTGCGGTTATGGACGTTTCGGTCGCTCCATTTGCCGTCACCTGAGCAATATCGGCGTCGAGGTCATGGTGATCGACGACAATCCCGCGCCGGATGCGGGAGCGCACGTGATCCGCGGCAATGCCATGGACGCCGAGGTCATGCGCAAAGCCGGTATCGAGCAGGCCGACGGCGTGGTCGTCGCGTCCGCGAACGACACCCTCTGCCTTGCGATCGCCAGCCTTGCGCACGAACTCAACCCGGGGATTTTCACCGTGGTGCGCCAGAACGAGCGGCGCAATACGCCGATGTTCCGGGCCTTTGATGCCGATATCAGCACCCTTGCCGGCTACGTGGTGGCCGCGGAGGTGCTGCGTATCATTCGCGCGCCGCAGCTGTCGTATTTCCTGCGCCTGGCACGGCTCGAGGACGAGCAATGGGCGCACGCCCTGCTCGAACGCATGCGCACCTGCAACGGCAAGGAAACCGTGGAAGCCTGGTCGCTCAGCATCGATGCCCGCAATTCGCCGTCGTTGGTGGGTGCCCTGCGCTCGGGGCGGCGCGTGACGGTAGGCGATCTGCTGCGCGCGCCGGATAACCGCGATCTGCCCGTGAAAGCGGTGCCGCTGCTGTTGCAGCACGCGGAGGGCAAGCAACTGCTGCCCGACCCGAGCCAGGAGCTCCGTGAGGGCGAGCAGCTGCTGTTTTGCGGACGCATGGTTGCACGCGGGCGCCTGTACCGCACCGTGCACGACGACCAGGTTCTGGCCTATGTACTGGATGGCATCGAAACGCGTCGCCGCGTACCATGGCTGGCGCTGCCGCGCAGCGGTTAA
- a CDS encoding ABC transporter permease codes for MGKEPHVRVDDLLRFTLLVLTRQRFRSAMLLFSVAIGVASVVILVALGEGARQYVLGEFSFIGKDSLVIFPGRKTTTGAMPPISGASARDITLQEVMLLERNVTGIESIAPLVLGSVPVSHRNRERDSMVLGTNAAFFAARQLAIAQGEGLPQSALDEGTPVAVIGQKLKQELFANRRAIGEWVRLRDYRFRVIGVLEGRGDSFGMDLSEAIFVPVAAAQSLFDVHGMFRVILKVRGGVDVEQVKQELRARMKDYHGGIEDVTVVSPDAMIQTFDGVLQVLTLGVSGIAAISLLVAGILVMNLTLMSVRQRTAEIGLLKALGATAGQVRAIFLAEAGTLACGGALAGLIIGQLVIAVLRRLFPAIPFQAPTWALAAASALAILSALVFAWLPASQAARLEPVLALGRR; via the coding sequence ATGGGCAAGGAGCCACACGTGCGGGTGGATGATCTGTTGCGCTTCACCCTGCTGGTGCTGACCCGCCAGCGCTTTCGCAGTGCAATGCTGCTGTTCTCGGTCGCGATTGGCGTTGCCTCGGTGGTGATACTGGTCGCGCTCGGCGAAGGAGCGCGCCAGTATGTCCTCGGCGAATTCTCGTTCATCGGCAAGGATTCGCTGGTGATTTTTCCCGGCCGCAAGACCACCACCGGAGCGATGCCGCCAATCTCGGGAGCCAGCGCGCGCGACATCACCCTGCAGGAGGTGATGCTGCTCGAGCGCAATGTGACCGGCATCGAGTCCATCGCCCCCCTGGTACTCGGCAGCGTCCCGGTCTCGCACCGCAACCGCGAGCGCGACAGCATGGTGCTTGGCACCAATGCGGCGTTCTTTGCCGCCCGCCAGCTCGCCATTGCGCAGGGAGAGGGCCTGCCGCAATCCGCACTCGACGAAGGCACGCCGGTCGCGGTAATCGGCCAGAAGCTCAAACAGGAGCTGTTTGCCAACCGCCGCGCGATCGGCGAATGGGTGCGCTTGCGCGATTACCGCTTCCGGGTGATCGGGGTGCTGGAGGGACGCGGCGACTCCTTCGGCATGGATCTGAGCGAAGCGATCTTCGTGCCGGTCGCCGCGGCGCAATCGTTGTTCGACGTGCACGGGATGTTCCGGGTCATACTGAAGGTACGCGGCGGGGTCGATGTGGAGCAGGTCAAGCAGGAACTGCGCGCGCGCATGAAGGATTATCACGGTGGCATCGAGGATGTCACCGTGGTCTCCCCGGACGCGATGATCCAGACGTTCGACGGGGTGCTTCAGGTGTTGACGCTCGGCGTCAGCGGCATCGCCGCAATCAGCCTGCTGGTGGCAGGAATCCTGGTGATGAACCTGACCCTGATGTCGGTGCGGCAACGCACAGCGGAAATCGGGCTGCTCAAAGCCCTCGGAGCAACCGCTGGACAGGTGCGCGCGATCTTCCTGGCCGAAGCCGGCACGCTCGCCTGTGGCGGGGCACTGGCCGGGCTGATCATCGGCCAACTGGTGATCGCGGTGCTGAGGCGGCTGTTTCCCGCGATCCCGTTCCAGGCCCCGACCTGGGCCCTGGCCGCGGCAAGCGCACTGGCGATCCTGAGTGCCCTGGTATTTGCGTGGCTTCCCGCCAGCCAGGCGGCCCGACTCGAACCCGTGCTGGCGTTGGGCAGGCGCTGA
- a CDS encoding ABC transporter ATP-binding protein, with product MIEIRGLNRTFLLGDSEVHALRSIDLDIAQGEYLSVMGPSGSGKSTLLNMLGLLDRPDSGEYLLNGTATRLLGEEQRARLRREQIGFVFQSYHLVPRLSARENIELPMMLGGFSPRARKPVVDAVLERLELGDRAHHLPSQLSGGQRQRVAIGRSIVMKPSLLLADEPTGNLDSRSGAEVTALLEELNSEGITLLVVTHDNALGERANRHLRMLDGAISADDGQGATRAGG from the coding sequence ATGATTGAGATCCGTGGCCTCAACCGGACCTTTTTACTCGGCGACAGCGAGGTGCACGCGCTGCGCTCCATCGATCTCGATATCGCGCAGGGCGAATACCTTTCCGTGATGGGCCCTTCGGGCTCCGGGAAGTCGACGTTGCTGAACATGCTGGGGCTGCTCGATCGCCCCGACAGTGGCGAATATCTGCTGAACGGCACCGCTACCCGGCTGCTCGGCGAGGAGCAGCGTGCGCGCCTGAGACGCGAACAGATCGGTTTCGTGTTCCAGTCCTACCACCTGGTGCCGCGCCTGAGCGCGCGCGAGAACATCGAGCTGCCGATGATGCTGGGAGGGTTTTCCCCCCGCGCGCGCAAACCCGTGGTCGATGCGGTGCTCGAACGACTCGAACTGGGTGACCGCGCACATCATCTCCCGAGCCAGCTTTCCGGCGGCCAGCGCCAGCGCGTGGCGATCGGACGCAGCATCGTGATGAAACCCAGCCTCCTGCTCGCCGATGAGCCGACCGGCAATCTCGACAGCCGCTCGGGTGCCGAGGTTACCGCGCTGCTCGAGGAACTGAACAGCGAAGGGATTACCCTGCTGGTGGTGACCCATGACAACGCCCTCGGCGAACGGGCGAATCGGCATTTGCGAATGCTGGATGGCGCAATCAGCGCCGACGATGGGCAAGGAGCCACACGTGCGGGTGGATGA